From a region of the Zingiber officinale cultivar Zhangliang chromosome 4B, Zo_v1.1, whole genome shotgun sequence genome:
- the LOC121977285 gene encoding amino acid transporter AVT6C-like isoform X2: MNDILSNFDRDTGSAFGSLLNDVVRLSYVLHLVLVFPLLFFSLRINVDELLFPKSSHLSSDAHRFTLLTAALLGSIYLGSVLFPSIWTLFQFIGLTTAVCISLIFPAALVLRVFMERQKLLDRNPCGIRIFMERRELLDRNP; the protein is encoded by the exons ATGAACGACATCCTCTCCAACTTCGACCGCGACACCGGCTCGGCCTTCGGGAGTCTTCTCAACGACGTGGTCCGCCTCAGCTATGTCCTCCACCTGGTTCTCGTCTTCCCCTTGCTCTTCTTCTCGTTGAGAATCAACGTCGACGAGCTCCTCTTTCCCAAATCGAGCCACCTCTCGTCGGACGCTCACCGGTTCACGCTGCTCACTGCGGCGCTGCTTGGCTCCATCTATCTGGGCTCAGTCCTCTTCCCGAGCATTTGGACTCTGTTTCAGTTCATCGGGTTGACCACTGCGGTTTGCATCTCGTTAATTTTCCCGGCGGCTCTTGTTCTGAG GGTATTCATGGAAAGGCAGAAGCTTTTGGACAGAAATCCCTGCGGAATCAGGATATTCATGGAAAGGCGGGAGCTTTTGGACAGAAATCCCTGA
- the LOC121977285 gene encoding amino acid transporter AVT6C-like isoform X1, with the protein MNDILSNFDRDTGSAFGSLLNDVVRLSYVLHLVLVFPLLFFSLRINVDELLFPKSSHLSSDAHRFTLLTAALLGSIYLGSVLFPSIWTLFQFIGLTTAVCISLIFPAALVLRQGIHGKAEAFGQKSLRNQDIHGKAGAFGQKSLIPQGFLSKSSCLSMNTSIGAYL; encoded by the exons ATGAACGACATCCTCTCCAACTTCGACCGCGACACCGGCTCGGCCTTCGGGAGTCTTCTCAACGACGTGGTCCGCCTCAGCTATGTCCTCCACCTGGTTCTCGTCTTCCCCTTGCTCTTCTTCTCGTTGAGAATCAACGTCGACGAGCTCCTCTTTCCCAAATCGAGCCACCTCTCGTCGGACGCTCACCGGTTCACGCTGCTCACTGCGGCGCTGCTTGGCTCCATCTATCTGGGCTCAGTCCTCTTCCCGAGCATTTGGACTCTGTTTCAGTTCATCGGGTTGACCACTGCGGTTTGCATCTCGTTAATTTTCCCGGCGGCTCTTGTTCTGAG GCAGGGTATTCATGGAAAGGCAGAAGCTTTTGGACAGAAATCCCTGCGGAATCAGGATATTCATGGAAAGGCGGGAGCTTTTGGACAGAAATCCCTGATTCCGCAGGGATTTCTGTCCAAAAGCTCCTGCCTTTCCATGAATACCTCTATCGGCGCCTATTTATAG
- the LOC121977284 gene encoding galactinol synthase 1-like, with protein sequence MAPQIVSTVVSGKGKKDEPVARAYVTFLAGDGDYVKGVVGLAKGLRKVGSAYPLVVAMLPDVPESHRRLLAAQGCVLREIEPVYPPENQTQFAMAYYVINYSKLRIWEFLEYEKIMYLDADIQVYDNVDHLFDLPNGGFYAVMDCFCEKTWSHTPQYRIGYCQQCPDRVAWPAAELSPPPSLYFNAGMFVHEPSLATAESLIATVKITPPTPFAEQDFLNMFFKDVYKPIPLVYNLVMAMLWRHPENVELEKVKVVHYCAAGSKPWRYTGKEANMDREDIKMLVSKWWEVYNDESLDCKVPAIAAVPEEATEAEEVKQPLMSAALSKVGEVKVIKAPSAA encoded by the exons ATGGCGCCGCAGATAGTTTCCACGGTGGTCTCCGGAAAGGGAAAGAAGGATGAGCCGGTGGCGAGGGCGTACGTGACGTTCCTTGCAGGCGACGGCGACTACGTGAAGGGAGTGGTCGGGCTGGCGAAGGGACTGAGGAAGGTGGGGTCCGCTTACCCTCTTGTGGTGGCGATGCTTCCCGATGTGCCTGAGAGCCACCGCCGTCTCCTCGCCGCCCAGGGCTGCGTCCTGCGTGAGATCGAGCCGGTGTACCCGCCGGAGAACCAGACGCAGTTCGCCATGGCCTACTACGTCATCAACTACTCCAAGCTTCGAATTTGGGAG TTCTTGGAGTACGAGAAGATTATGTACCTCGACGCCGATATCCAAGTATACGACAACGTCGACCACCTGTTCGACCTGCCGAACGGCGGCTTCTACGCCGTCATGGACTGCTTCTGCGAGAAGACGTGGAGCCACACGCCGCAGTACCGGATTGGTTACTGCCAACAGTGTCCGGACAGAGTAGCGTGGCCGGCGGCCGAGCTCAGCCCGCCTCCTTCGCTCTACTTCAACGCCGGCATGTTCGTGCACGAGCCCAGCCTTGCCACCGCGGAGTCCCTCATCGCCACCGTCAAGATCACCCCTCCCACCCCCTTCGCCGAGCAG GATTTCTTGAACATGTTCTTCAAGGACGTCTACAAGCCGATTCCTTTGGTCTACAACCTGGTCATGGCAATGCTGTGGAGGCACCCGGAGAACGTCGAGCTCGAGAAGGTGAAGGTGGTGCACTACTGCGCCGCG GGGTCGAAGCCATGGAGGTACACGGGGAAGGAGGCGAACATGGACAGAGAAGACATAAAGATGCTGGTATCCAAGTGGTGGGAGGTGTACAACGACGAGAGCCTCGACTGCAAAGTTCCAGCCATCGCCGCCGTGCCGGAGGAGGCTACGGAGGCAGAGGAGGTGAAGCAGCCGCTGATGTCGGCGGCGCTCTCGAAGGTCGGAGAGGTCAAGGTCATCAAGGCGCCGTCGGCGGCATGA